The genomic interval ttgagagagagagagagagagagagagagagagagaaacatcaatctgcttctacatgtaccctgaccaggggtcaaaccagcACTTTGCATATCGGgacaggacgatgctctaaccaactgagttacccagccagggcttttattattattattattattattattattattattattattttgcatttgccAATGTCATagtttgaatttctttctttttcttccttccctttccctttcctttcccttcccttcccttcctttcccttccttcccttccctctcctccttccccttccccttcccttcttcttcctctctctcttccttcatttttttggCTTGAGGTATGTTATCACCCACCGGGACACATTCCCCTGGGCCACTGTCTCCTGAGCACATCTATTCCTCTTTATGCACACCAGGAGAGGATTAATGCAGCTGTTTTCTGCTTTTCAGATTTGACTGAAGAGCGACTTGGGGACAGCAGCATGGCAGACAACACCGAGACCTTTAGTGACAAGGACACCGACCAGCGGAGCTCCCCAGATGTTGCAAAAAGTAAGGGCTGCTTCACCCCTGAGAGCCCCGAGATAGTGTCAGTGGATGAAGGTGGGTATGCTGTCCAGAAAAATGGCGGAACTTCAGAGAGCCGCCCTGACAGCCCCAAGTACCATGGGGAACAGAATCACCTCCTGATCGAGGGCCCTTCGGGGACCGTTTCTCTGCCCTTCAGCTTGAAAGCCAACAGACCCCCTCtggaagtgttaaaaaaaatattccccaaCCAGAAGCCCACGGTGCTCGAGCTGATCCTGAAGGGCTGTGGGGGGGACCTGGTGAGCGCGGTGGAGGTCCTGCTCTCCAGCCGGTCCTCGGGCTCCGCCGCCGACCGGACTGCCGCCGAGCCCGACAGTCTGGTGCTGCCCTCCAACGGGCACATCTTCGAGCACACTTTGAGCTCCTATCCCATCTCCTCCTCCAAGTGGTCCGTGGGATCAGCCTTCAGAGTCCCGGACACGTTGAGGTTTTCTGCTGACTCGAGTAACGTTGTCCCCAACCCTCTAGCCGTGCCCCTGCAGCACCCGTTCCCCCAGCCGCCCCGGTACCCTCTCATGCTGAGGAATACTTTGGCGAGAAACCAGTCAAGCCCCTTTTTGCCCAATGATGTCACCCTGTGGAACACCATGACCCTGCAGCAGCAGTACCAGCTGAGGTCCCAGTACGTCAGCCCTTTCCCCAGTAACTCTTCCAGCATCTTCAGAAGCTCGCCTGTCCTCCCCACTCGGGCCCCTGAGGATCCTCGGATCTCCATCCCTGACGATGGGTGCCCCATTGTTTCAAAGCAGTCCATTTACACCGAGGAGGACTATGATGAGAGGTCCGACTCCTCAGACTCTAGAATACTCAACACATCATCTTAAAGTGGTACCCGACGAGAGGTGACCAGGTGACACGTTCTGTGCATTGGAACCAtgggagggaggggctgaggaGAGACCACATCctgtatatagatacattttccTTCTGTTTGAGAAAGTGATTGTGCTCGATTCTA from Saccopteryx leptura isolate mSacLep1 chromosome 2, mSacLep1_pri_phased_curated, whole genome shotgun sequence carries:
- the DMRT3 gene encoding doublesex- and mab-3-related transcription factor 3 → MNGYGSPYLYMGGPVSQPPRAPLQRTPKCARCRNHGVLSWLKGHKRYCRFKDCTCEKCILIIERQRVMAAQVALRRQQANESLESLIPDSLRALPGPPSSGDAAAAPPQPPPTSQPSQPPPRPAAELAAAAALHWAAEPQPGTLQALGKSDLTEERLGDSSMADNTETFSDKDTDQRSSPDVAKSKGCFTPESPEIVSVDEGGYAVQKNGGTSESRPDSPKYHGEQNHLLIEGPSGTVSLPFSLKANRPPLEVLKKIFPNQKPTVLELILKGCGGDLVSAVEVLLSSRSSGSAADRTAAEPDSLVLPSNGHIFEHTLSSYPISSSKWSVGSAFRVPDTLRFSADSSNVVPNPLAVPLQHPFPQPPRYPLMLRNTLARNQSSPFLPNDVTLWNTMTLQQQYQLRSQYVSPFPSNSSSIFRSSPVLPTRAPEDPRISIPDDGCPIVSKQSIYTEEDYDERSDSSDSRILNTSS